One Aquisediminimonas profunda genomic region harbors:
- the rpoH gene encoding RNA polymerase sigma factor RpoH: protein MAAKSVAVKSNVPATIPSLGSEAGLNRYLAEIRKFPLLSPEEEYMLAKRFQEHQDPEAAAKLVTSHLRLVAKIAMGYRGYGLPVNELISEGNIGLMQGVKKFEPDRGFRLATYAMWWIKASIQEFILRSWSLVKIGTTAAQKKLFFNLRRMKSNLAAFEDGDLRPEDVKKIAKDLGVTEAEVVSMNRRMSNGGDTSLNVSLNEDGEGQWQDSLMDTGPLQDEAYADAEERVVRHALLAEAMTTLNPREQDILTERRLVEDPKTLEELSQTHGVSRERVRQIEVRAFEKLQKAMMRLAGEKKLLPA, encoded by the coding sequence ATGGCTGCAAAATCAGTCGCTGTTAAATCGAATGTTCCCGCCACAATCCCGTCACTCGGGAGTGAGGCTGGGCTCAATCGCTATCTGGCCGAAATCCGGAAATTTCCGCTGCTTTCGCCAGAAGAGGAATATATGCTCGCAAAGCGCTTTCAGGAACATCAGGATCCCGAGGCGGCTGCGAAGCTTGTCACGAGCCATCTTCGCCTCGTTGCGAAGATTGCCATGGGCTATCGCGGCTATGGCCTTCCGGTGAATGAACTGATTTCCGAAGGCAATATCGGTCTGATGCAAGGTGTGAAGAAGTTCGAGCCCGATAGGGGCTTCCGGCTTGCGACCTATGCTATGTGGTGGATCAAGGCGTCCATACAGGAATTCATCTTGCGCTCCTGGAGCCTCGTCAAGATTGGCACAACGGCTGCGCAAAAGAAATTGTTCTTCAATCTCAGGCGGATGAAGAGCAACCTTGCCGCGTTCGAGGATGGTGATCTGCGCCCCGAAGACGTGAAGAAGATTGCAAAGGACCTGGGCGTCACTGAAGCCGAAGTCGTCAGCATGAACCGCCGCATGTCCAACGGCGGCGATACTTCGCTCAATGTCTCGCTCAATGAAGACGGTGAAGGTCAGTGGCAGGACTCGCTCATGGATACCGGCCCGTTGCAGGACGAGGCCTATGCAGACGCTGAAGAGCGTGTTGTGCGCCATGCCTTGCTGGCAGAAGCCATGACAACGCTCAATCCGCGCGAGCAGGATATTCTCACGGAACGTCGGCTGGTCGAAGACCCTAAGACCCTTGAAGAATTGAGCCAGACGCATGGCGTAAGCCGTGAGCGGGTGCGCCAGATCGAGGTTCGTGCGTTCGAGAAACTGCAAAAGGCGATGATGCGGCTGGCAGGCGAGAAAAAGCTCCTCCCCGCTTAA
- a CDS encoding amidohydrolase family protein has translation MKRQFRTSQNFRAALLGFCAMCLGAAAQARDIVIHAGNLLDGQSQAPRHQVSILVHDDRITAVRDGFLSPAGSEIIDLSGETVMPGFIDCHIHISATLPSRSNALEYWLTHNDIDRAFDGARFARAMLQQGFTSARDVGGGDDTVSLKNAIAEGKVAGPRLWVSLEPLGPTAGHGDMRSGLDARLDHPDWSNGIADTVDMARLKVREHKRRGADLIKIMPSGGIASTGDDPNQQLMTDAEMQTAIETAHALGMKVAAHIYPAGAIEAAVRAGVDSVEHGSFGTAQTFALMKAHGTYLVPTLTVFDIFYATARDHPELLQPGTAAKELANDLLPARNFPVALRSGVKIAFGSDIGEGDHSAEFRLMISAGMTPLEALFAATRNAADLIGAASDVGSIQPGRYADIVATKGDPLSSPAQFGKIDFVMKGGEIYRANGLPTPQP, from the coding sequence GTGAAAAGACAATTCAGGACCAGTCAAAACTTCCGCGCGGCTCTTCTTGGCTTTTGTGCCATGTGTCTGGGGGCTGCTGCACAGGCGCGAGATATCGTCATTCATGCAGGCAACTTGCTGGATGGTCAGTCGCAGGCGCCCAGACATCAAGTCTCGATATTGGTTCATGACGACCGTATCACAGCCGTGCGCGACGGCTTCTTAAGTCCCGCAGGAAGTGAAATAATCGACCTTTCGGGCGAGACGGTCATGCCTGGCTTTATCGATTGCCACATTCATATCTCAGCGACCCTGCCGAGCCGCAGCAATGCCTTGGAATATTGGCTGACACACAATGATATTGATCGTGCATTCGACGGCGCAAGATTTGCCCGTGCGATGCTTCAGCAGGGTTTCACAAGCGCGCGTGACGTCGGAGGCGGCGACGATACAGTCTCGCTCAAGAACGCAATTGCCGAAGGAAAAGTTGCCGGACCACGCTTGTGGGTATCGCTTGAGCCCCTCGGCCCGACTGCTGGCCATGGGGATATGCGCAGCGGCCTTGATGCGCGGCTAGATCACCCTGATTGGTCGAATGGGATTGCGGATACCGTCGATATGGCGCGGCTGAAGGTTCGCGAGCACAAGCGCCGCGGAGCCGACCTGATCAAGATCATGCCTTCCGGGGGCATTGCGTCTACGGGCGATGATCCAAATCAACAATTGATGACAGACGCCGAAATGCAGACCGCGATCGAAACGGCGCATGCGCTGGGCATGAAAGTGGCTGCTCATATCTATCCTGCCGGAGCCATCGAAGCCGCGGTGCGGGCGGGTGTCGATTCTGTTGAACACGGATCATTTGGCACCGCGCAGACTTTTGCACTGATGAAAGCCCATGGCACATACCTCGTGCCGACCCTGACCGTCTTTGACATCTTTTATGCCACTGCCCGCGACCATCCGGAGCTTCTGCAACCAGGCACGGCCGCAAAGGAACTGGCCAACGACCTTCTGCCGGCTAGGAACTTTCCGGTGGCGCTGCGCTCGGGGGTGAAAATTGCCTTTGGCAGCGATATCGGCGAAGGCGACCATTCAGCAGAATTTCGATTGATGATCTCAGCCGGAATGACCCCTCTGGAGGCATTGTTCGCAGCAACGCGCAATGCGGCCGATCTGATTGGCGCAGCAAGCGATGTCGGGTCGATCCAACCCGGGCGATATGCAGACATCGTTGCGACGAAGGGCGATCCGCTCTCGAGCCCGGCGCAATTCGGCAAGATAGATTTTGTCATGAAAGGCGGCGAAATCTACCGCGCCAACGGACTGCCCACACCTCAACCCTGA
- a CDS encoding N-acetylmuramoyl-L-alanine amidase — protein sequence MSATIDTPSPNFDDRTLPVTMVVLHYTGMPDAASAIARLSDPEAKVSAHYLIAEDGQIVRMVDESKRAWHAGKSFWRGITDINSASVGIEIVNPGHEFGYRPFPVAQIDALIGLMHEVTLRYRITRGNVVGHSDIAPARKDDPGELFPWDRLARLRLALPSPTKNLMDPHWTDAGFLLALERFGYDVTDPLAAVRAFQRRFRPGTIDGIIDGECRAKLLALLLPRPMGDD from the coding sequence ATGAGTGCGACCATTGATACGCCTTCGCCCAACTTTGACGACCGGACGTTACCGGTCACAATGGTTGTCCTTCATTATACCGGAATGCCGGATGCCGCTTCGGCCATTGCGCGATTGAGCGATCCCGAAGCGAAGGTTTCCGCGCACTATTTGATCGCGGAAGACGGTCAGATTGTAAGGATGGTTGATGAATCGAAGCGCGCCTGGCACGCGGGAAAGTCTTTCTGGAGGGGGATCACGGACATAAATTCCGCCAGCGTGGGGATTGAGATCGTCAATCCGGGACACGAATTCGGTTATCGGCCATTTCCCGTCGCCCAGATCGATGCCTTGATCGGCCTGATGCATGAAGTGACGCTGCGTTACCGCATTACGCGGGGAAATGTCGTAGGCCATTCGGACATTGCACCCGCCCGCAAGGATGACCCAGGCGAGCTCTTTCCTTGGGACAGGTTGGCTAGACTGAGACTGGCGCTGCCTAGTCCGACGAAAAACCTTATGGATCCCCACTGGACCGATGCCGGCTTCCTGCTGGCCCTTGAGCGCTTCGGCTATGATGTGACAGACCCCCTCGCCGCGGTGCGGGCCTTCCAGCGACGCTTCCGGCCGGGGACGATAGACGGGATAATTGATGGGGAATGCCGCGCGAAGTTGCTTGCACTTCTGCTTCCGCGGCCAATGGGAGACGACTGA
- a CDS encoding Mov34/MPN/PAD-1 family protein, whose product MALRISRALTAQMLAEAESAPGREICGLLFGRAGEEITSIQPCANVSDRPDIAFEIDPASLIAAHKAQRSGGPVLIGWYHSHPNGRAEPSPCDRDAAFEKGRIWVIIAQGNLRAWGAIGSGAFAEVELEPAD is encoded by the coding sequence ATGGCTTTACGAATATCAAGGGCGCTGACGGCGCAAATGCTGGCGGAGGCTGAATCGGCGCCAGGCCGCGAGATTTGTGGACTTCTGTTCGGCAGAGCAGGTGAGGAAATCACGTCCATCCAGCCGTGCGCCAATGTTTCTGACAGACCTGATATCGCGTTTGAAATAGATCCAGCTTCACTGATTGCGGCCCACAAGGCCCAGCGCTCTGGCGGCCCAGTCCTCATCGGCTGGTACCATTCGCACCCGAACGGCCGCGCGGAACCTTCGCCCTGTGACAGGGATGCAGCCTTCGAAAAGGGCAGAATCTGGGTGATTATCGCGCAGGGCAACCTGCGGGCATGGGGAGCAATCGGTTCTGGCGCATTTGCTGAGGTCGAACTTGAACCAGCCGACTGA
- a CDS encoding DNA polymerase III subunit gamma/tau, with protein sequence MSESFDLGEPPQPALSGAYRVLARKYRPQRFSELIGQDAMVTTLGNAIKRDRLAHAFLLTGVRGVGKTSTARLIAKALNCEKGPTIDPCNECEACVAIAEGRHMDVVEMDAASNTGVDDVREIIEAVRYSAVSARYKVYIIDEVHMLSKNAFNALLKTLEEPPPHVKFLFATTEVNKVPVTVLSRCQRFDLRRISAAALAKHFAAVVQAEGVAAEDEALALIASAAEGSVRDGLSILDQAIAHAALDGGGAVSARQVRDMLGLSDRGAIRKLFGTLLAGDSASALMALQEQRDLGVEPAAVLRGLLELTHRTTLAKVGAPIDATQSAEEREALESWASSLSFAMLHRIWQLLLKGHDEVSRAAHPGEAADMALLRIIHASQLPDPGELARKLEAGQMVTGQAPSVPSASGGPTATLLPVPRDFPALISMLEANGKPHMGQQLHDFTGLLRYAPPELDLAQVKPLPEDFVRDLTAALKSLTGMAWQVQLTEERAAPSLLDQDRQRENEARDAILADPAVMAAMRAFPDAELIDFERQEQRSVIA encoded by the coding sequence ATGTCAGAATCATTCGATCTTGGTGAACCGCCTCAGCCAGCGCTTTCTGGAGCCTATCGTGTGCTCGCGCGCAAATACCGACCTCAGCGGTTCAGCGAGCTCATTGGTCAGGATGCGATGGTCACGACGCTGGGCAATGCCATCAAGCGGGACCGCCTGGCACATGCATTCCTGCTGACTGGCGTTCGCGGGGTTGGGAAGACATCTACAGCGCGCCTCATTGCCAAGGCTTTGAACTGCGAAAAAGGCCCGACGATTGACCCCTGTAACGAATGCGAAGCCTGTGTCGCCATTGCCGAAGGTCGGCATATGGACGTGGTTGAGATGGACGCGGCATCAAATACGGGCGTCGACGATGTCCGCGAAATTATCGAAGCTGTGCGCTATTCTGCGGTTTCGGCGCGCTACAAGGTCTACATCATCGACGAAGTTCACATGTTGTCCAAGAACGCCTTCAACGCGCTTCTGAAAACCCTTGAAGAACCACCGCCGCACGTGAAGTTCCTGTTCGCAACGACAGAAGTCAACAAAGTGCCCGTAACGGTGCTTTCACGCTGTCAGCGCTTTGACCTGCGAAGGATTTCGGCTGCGGCACTTGCGAAGCATTTTGCTGCAGTTGTGCAGGCAGAAGGCGTGGCTGCTGAAGACGAGGCGCTTGCACTCATCGCAAGTGCCGCCGAAGGATCGGTCCGTGACGGTTTGTCGATCCTGGATCAGGCAATTGCCCACGCCGCTTTGGACGGGGGAGGGGCAGTTTCGGCACGACAAGTGCGAGATATGCTTGGGCTGTCAGACCGCGGCGCCATTCGCAAGCTCTTTGGCACCTTGTTGGCCGGGGATAGTGCCAGCGCGCTCATGGCATTGCAGGAACAGCGGGACCTAGGTGTCGAACCTGCTGCTGTACTTCGCGGATTGCTTGAGCTGACACACCGGACGACACTTGCAAAGGTCGGCGCGCCCATCGATGCAACACAGTCGGCTGAAGAGCGAGAAGCGCTTGAAAGCTGGGCCTCAAGCCTCTCTTTCGCTATGTTGCATCGCATCTGGCAGCTGCTTCTGAAGGGACACGACGAGGTTTCTCGCGCCGCGCATCCGGGCGAGGCGGCTGATATGGCCCTGCTGCGGATTATTCACGCAAGCCAATTGCCGGATCCGGGCGAACTGGCACGCAAACTTGAAGCGGGGCAAATGGTGACAGGGCAGGCGCCGTCGGTTCCGTCGGCTTCTGGTGGCCCGACCGCAACCCTGCTCCCCGTCCCAAGGGATTTTCCAGCCCTGATTTCCATGCTTGAGGCCAACGGGAAGCCGCATATGGGGCAGCAACTCCATGATTTCACAGGGCTGTTGCGATATGCGCCGCCTGAGCTTGATCTGGCGCAAGTGAAGCCGCTCCCCGAAGATTTCGTCCGGGACCTGACGGCGGCTCTCAAATCGCTCACGGGCATGGCGTGGCAGGTCCAGTTGACCGAAGAGCGTGCGGCGCCATCGCTGCTTGACCAGGACCGTCAGCGCGAAAATGAAGCGAGGGATGCGATCCTCGCCGACCCCGCCGTTATGGCCGCGATGCGAGCATTCCCCGATGCCGAATTGATTGATTTTGAACGCCAGGAACAACGGAGTGTGATTGCATGA
- a CDS encoding YbaB/EbfC family nucleoid-associated protein: protein MKSLDDIIKMAQNVQEQMGQAQANLDTIEVEGVAGGGLVKIRATAKGRILGVTIDESLLNPSEKQIVEDLIAAAINDARARADAVSNEEMSKMTSGLPLPPGFKLPF, encoded by the coding sequence ATGAAGTCGCTCGATGATATCATCAAGATGGCCCAGAATGTTCAGGAGCAGATGGGGCAGGCGCAGGCCAATCTCGATACCATAGAGGTCGAGGGCGTTGCGGGCGGGGGACTGGTCAAGATTCGTGCCACGGCCAAAGGTCGCATACTGGGCGTAACGATTGATGAAAGCCTTCTCAATCCATCCGAAAAGCAGATCGTCGAGGATCTGATTGCTGCTGCAATCAATGACGCGCGTGCGCGCGCCGATGCAGTTTCGAACGAGGAAATGAGCAAGATGACTAGCGGTCTGCCACTGCCTCCGGGTTTCAAACTGCCCTTCTGA
- a CDS encoding cell wall hydrolase, translating to MWWAILALLILVPLTLWIFSLPDRHSPGEAGKSKIVVARPPEIAPVELLQIAPERARAINAAIPFAKGPLVRALPYYFGRKNADFERARDCLASAAWYEAGDDAAGERSVAQVVLNRLMHPAFPKTVCGVVFQGEDRTTGCQFTFTCDGSLMRRSPSEKAWERAQSIAELALRGVVDPSVGLATHYHTDWVVPNWSGSLDKIAQIGSHLFFRFRGFWGQRAALRRPPPLPEPLISKLATLSPIHAPIGNGAFVMPKPNDADILALVDRLQKLGPNHPAPVPLQQTANGPVNLKGNSLAASDKSKGLFALTLDLNRAPGSYVLVARSLCGDRSRCTVLGWRRGASPSNIGEFRARQGSALFSYRLTAKGEEKSLWDCREMPRPDGQCMPGTSPSDPQSPQNGD from the coding sequence ATGTGGTGGGCGATCCTTGCCCTGTTAATTTTGGTTCCACTTACCCTCTGGATATTCTCGTTGCCCGACCGCCATTCACCGGGAGAAGCTGGAAAGTCCAAGATCGTGGTTGCCCGCCCGCCCGAAATTGCGCCTGTTGAACTGCTCCAAATTGCTCCGGAGCGCGCGCGTGCCATCAATGCTGCAATCCCTTTTGCGAAAGGGCCGCTGGTTCGGGCGCTGCCCTATTATTTTGGGCGCAAGAATGCGGACTTTGAACGGGCGCGTGACTGTTTGGCGTCTGCTGCCTGGTACGAGGCGGGCGATGATGCCGCCGGCGAACGCAGCGTCGCACAAGTGGTGCTCAATCGATTGATGCACCCCGCATTTCCCAAGACGGTTTGCGGCGTGGTTTTCCAAGGTGAGGATCGGACAACCGGGTGCCAATTCACCTTCACCTGCGATGGCTCACTCATGCGTCGGTCGCCATCCGAGAAGGCTTGGGAAAGAGCTCAATCCATTGCTGAATTGGCCCTTCGCGGCGTTGTTGATCCGTCAGTCGGGCTTGCCACGCATTATCACACGGATTGGGTTGTCCCCAACTGGAGCGGTTCGCTCGACAAGATTGCGCAAATCGGTTCTCATCTGTTTTTCCGCTTTCGTGGCTTTTGGGGGCAGCGGGCGGCCTTGCGTCGACCTCCGCCATTACCAGAGCCATTGATATCGAAGCTCGCTACCTTGTCTCCTATTCATGCCCCGATAGGGAATGGCGCCTTCGTCATGCCGAAGCCTAATGATGCCGACATCCTCGCGCTTGTCGATCGCTTGCAGAAGCTTGGCCCCAACCATCCAGCGCCAGTGCCGTTGCAGCAAACCGCGAATGGCCCAGTCAACCTCAAGGGAAATTCCTTGGCCGCTTCGGATAAGAGCAAGGGGCTATTCGCCCTTACACTGGACCTGAACCGCGCACCGGGAAGCTATGTTCTCGTTGCCCGATCGTTGTGTGGAGATCGCTCGCGTTGCACAGTTCTTGGATGGCGCAGGGGCGCTTCGCCTTCAAACATTGGCGAGTTTCGCGCGCGGCAGGGCTCGGCGCTGTTCAGCTATCGGTTGACCGCGAAGGGTGAGGAAAAGAGCCTCTGGGATTGTCGGGAAATGCCGCGGCCAGACGGCCAGTGCATGCCCGGCACAAGTCCTTCAGATCCGCAATCACCACAGAATGGCGATTAA
- the mtgA gene encoding monofunctional biosynthetic peptidoglycan transglycosylase produces MAVRRNKNFVRRASRILGRGVLYFVVGSILWVVVYKFVPPPITLTMMGDVLSGHSLHKDWMSLSAMDPDMARAAIAGEDGKFCTHGGFDREAILKAAARNARGGRIRGGSTISQQTAKNAFLWQGGGFFRKGLEAWFTLLIETVWGKRRIMEVYLNIAETGIGTYGANAGAQRYFGHDASDLTPTEAARIAAILPLPKKRDAVAPKGFTRRHGNRLAANVGVVRRDALDACLR; encoded by the coding sequence ATGGCAGTGCGCAGAAACAAGAATTTCGTCCGCCGTGCGAGCAGAATCCTTGGACGGGGTGTGCTCTATTTCGTTGTCGGCTCAATCCTCTGGGTCGTGGTATACAAATTTGTGCCGCCGCCAATTACATTGACAATGATGGGCGACGTGCTGTCCGGCCACAGCCTCCACAAGGACTGGATGAGCCTTTCTGCGATGGACCCCGACATGGCGCGCGCCGCCATTGCTGGTGAAGACGGAAAATTCTGCACCCATGGCGGTTTCGATCGCGAGGCAATACTCAAAGCTGCTGCCCGAAATGCCCGGGGCGGTCGCATTCGTGGCGGATCGACGATCAGCCAGCAGACAGCCAAGAACGCCTTTCTCTGGCAAGGTGGCGGCTTCTTCAGGAAGGGCCTTGAAGCCTGGTTCACCCTTCTGATCGAAACCGTGTGGGGAAAGCGGCGGATCATGGAAGTCTATCTCAACATCGCGGAAACCGGTATTGGCACTTATGGGGCCAACGCGGGCGCGCAACGCTACTTCGGTCATGACGCAAGTGATCTTACGCCAACGGAGGCGGCGCGCATTGCGGCGATCTTGCCGCTCCCCAAAAAGCGCGATGCTGTCGCGCCAAAGGGGTTCACCCGGCGCCACGGCAACCGTTTGGCGGCCAATGTCGGCGTGGTCAGGCGAGACGCGCTGGACGCGTGTTTGCGGTAG
- a CDS encoding EamA family transporter, with protein sequence MELNATRQAHPEGLTARDIMIACVMNVMWGLNLIAVKMGVDLVSPLTAAWLRQVMVLIICLPGLKVIPGRMRELLVLGVLSGALFYIFVNLSLAVSNNVSALAIAGQLGVPFSLIMAVLFLGEKIHGPRMIGIALAFGGVVMLVFDPAAAHEQLGIALTAASCLIWAFCSLIQRRLIGTPVLTIYAWVGLMGTIFLFPIAYYFEPESFAGLAALPLSTFGWILFSALGSTVIGQGAMSLLLQRHPVSSVIPLSLVAPVIAVIASSLYFGTKLTSLMIIGGVIVMIGVAIVTIRTAKAKEAEQGS encoded by the coding sequence ATGGAGTTGAACGCCACTAGGCAGGCGCACCCTGAAGGGCTGACGGCTCGCGATATCATGATCGCCTGCGTCATGAATGTGATGTGGGGTCTCAACTTGATTGCAGTCAAGATGGGCGTCGATCTCGTGTCACCGCTTACCGCAGCTTGGCTGCGGCAAGTCATGGTTCTCATCATTTGCCTGCCGGGGCTCAAGGTGATTCCTGGCAGGATGCGCGAATTGCTCGTGCTGGGCGTCCTGTCGGGCGCGCTTTTCTATATTTTCGTGAACTTGTCGCTTGCGGTTTCAAACAACGTGAGTGCGCTTGCGATCGCGGGCCAGCTTGGCGTGCCTTTTTCGTTGATCATGGCGGTTCTTTTCCTCGGCGAGAAAATTCATGGGCCGCGCATGATCGGTATTGCACTGGCCTTTGGCGGCGTAGTCATGCTTGTCTTCGATCCTGCCGCAGCGCATGAGCAGTTGGGCATTGCGCTGACGGCTGCATCCTGCCTTATCTGGGCGTTCTGCTCGCTTATTCAGCGCAGGCTGATCGGGACGCCGGTTCTGACAATCTATGCATGGGTTGGCCTGATGGGGACCATATTCTTGTTTCCTATCGCCTATTATTTTGAGCCGGAGAGCTTTGCAGGCCTAGCCGCCCTGCCGCTGTCGACCTTTGGCTGGATTCTCTTTTCGGCGCTGGGTTCGACAGTAATCGGACAGGGAGCCATGAGCCTCCTGTTGCAGCGCCATCCGGTTTCGAGCGTCATTCCCCTGTCCCTTGTTGCACCTGTCATTGCCGTCATTGCCTCGTCACTCTATTTTGGCACCAAGCTGACATCTCTGATGATTATCGGAGGTGTGATCGTGATGATCGGTGTTGCGATCGTCACAATCAGAACGGCCAAGGCGAAGGAGGCAGAGCAAGGATCATGA
- a CDS encoding 2Fe-2S iron-sulfur cluster-binding protein, giving the protein MIRVRFESADGQTISEGEGSEGISLLEVGQGIGQPLEGTCEGQMACSTCHVIVDADWFSRLPKASDEEEDILDLAACATRHSRLACQILLSADLDGLTVRIPPESRNMQGR; this is encoded by the coding sequence ATGATCCGTGTTCGTTTCGAAAGTGCAGATGGCCAAACAATCTCGGAGGGTGAGGGATCGGAAGGCATTTCCCTGCTTGAGGTCGGACAGGGCATTGGGCAGCCCCTCGAAGGGACCTGCGAAGGCCAGATGGCCTGTTCGACCTGTCATGTCATCGTCGATGCTGACTGGTTTTCCAGGCTTCCCAAGGCTAGCGACGAGGAGGAGGATATTCTTGACCTTGCTGCGTGTGCCACCCGCCATAGCCGATTGGCCTGCCAGATTCTTCTGAGTGCGGATCTCGATGGTCTGACTGTGCGAATCCCGCCAGAAAGCCGCAACATGCAGGGACGTTGA
- a CDS encoding RluA family pseudouridine synthase — protein MTQGGSSVNATITADMDGWRLDRALAALVPLLSRERIKTLISSGEVHSGGVAVRDPSSKARTGTAYALTIPEPRAATAEAQDIPLEIVYEDDHLLVVDKPAGLVVHPAAGNFDGTLVNALLHHCRGRLSGIGGVARPGIVHRIDKDTSGLLVVAKTDRAHEGLAKQFAAHSIERRYLAIANGIPNPTTGTVDAPLARSAQNRKKVAIVEADRGKRAVTHYRLLEALKDAALLECQLETGRTHQVRVHMASIGHALLGDPVYGRTRPAHREVLKELGFNRQALHAAVIGFVHPVDRKNCRFESKIPEDMQRLFSILRV, from the coding sequence ATGACACAAGGGGGTTCCAGCGTGAACGCAACAATCACGGCTGATATGGACGGCTGGCGGCTGGACCGCGCGCTCGCCGCGCTTGTCCCCTTGTTGTCGCGAGAGCGAATCAAGACACTGATATCATCCGGAGAAGTGCATTCCGGCGGCGTTGCCGTTCGAGACCCTTCGTCAAAGGCACGCACAGGTACAGCCTATGCGCTGACGATCCCTGAACCCCGCGCAGCGACGGCAGAAGCGCAGGATATTCCGCTCGAAATTGTTTATGAAGACGATCACCTTCTGGTGGTGGACAAGCCGGCTGGCCTCGTTGTTCATCCGGCTGCAGGCAACTTCGATGGGACCTTGGTCAACGCCCTGCTGCATCACTGCAGAGGCCGGCTTTCTGGCATTGGCGGTGTAGCGCGTCCCGGTATAGTGCACAGAATAGACAAGGACACCTCGGGCCTTTTGGTCGTGGCCAAGACTGACCGAGCACACGAAGGACTGGCAAAGCAATTTGCCGCGCACAGCATCGAACGGCGATATTTGGCCATTGCCAACGGAATTCCCAACCCCACAACCGGCACGGTCGATGCCCCGCTCGCCAGATCGGCGCAGAATCGCAAGAAAGTTGCGATTGTTGAAGCGGATCGAGGAAAAAGGGCGGTGACGCATTACCGCCTGCTGGAAGCACTCAAGGATGCCGCATTGCTTGAATGCCAGCTCGAAACAGGTCGCACGCATCAGGTGCGCGTGCACATGGCATCCATTGGCCACGCTCTACTCGGCGATCCGGTCTATGGACGGACCAGGCCGGCGCACCGCGAGGTCTTGAAGGAGTTGGGGTTCAATCGTCAGGCGCTGCACGCCGCAGTGATCGGATTTGTTCATCCGGTTGATCGTAAAAATTGCAGGTTCGAAAGCAAAATTCCGGAGGATATGCAGAGACTGTTCAGCATTCTTCGTGTATAA
- a CDS encoding histidine phosphotransferase family protein gives MAMDAIDFASLLCSRLCHDMLSPVGALNNGIELLADEHDPEMRGKVLELLSDSARASANKLKFFRLAFGAAGGFGDQVDAREAKTAIEGLFGGGGRIQLGWLVEDATLSKPAIKLLLNLALIAGDALVRGGRLDVGAETSNGLTEIAIRAEGDRLVLDPELRLALLGQVDEDKLAPRAAAAWLAHKLAASGGGAIQASDPAEPFLLFGATIRAA, from the coding sequence ATGGCGATGGATGCAATCGATTTTGCGAGCCTCTTGTGTTCAAGGCTTTGCCACGACATGTTGAGCCCGGTTGGAGCGCTCAACAACGGCATTGAGCTCCTCGCGGACGAGCACGACCCTGAAATGCGCGGTAAAGTGCTCGAACTGCTGTCGGACAGTGCGCGCGCATCCGCCAACAAGCTGAAGTTCTTTCGTCTTGCCTTTGGAGCTGCTGGCGGCTTCGGCGATCAGGTCGATGCGAGAGAGGCAAAGACAGCGATAGAGGGCCTGTTCGGGGGTGGGGGGCGCATTCAGCTTGGCTGGCTTGTAGAAGATGCGACCCTGTCCAAGCCGGCCATCAAACTGCTTCTGAATCTGGCGCTGATCGCAGGTGACGCACTAGTTCGAGGGGGTCGTCTCGACGTCGGCGCAGAAACCTCAAATGGCCTAACAGAAATTGCCATTCGCGCGGAAGGTGATCGCCTTGTACTGGACCCGGAACTGCGCCTTGCTCTTCTCGGACAGGTTGATGAGGACAAGCTTGCGCCTCGCGCCGCTGCGGCTTGGCTGGCGCACAAACTTGCTGCTTCCGGTGGAGGTGCAATTCAAGCATCTGACCCCGCCGAGCCATTTTTGCTTTTCGGAGCAACCATCCGCGCGGCTTAG